A segment of the Trifolium pratense cultivar HEN17-A07 linkage group LG7, ARS_RC_1.1, whole genome shotgun sequence genome:
GGAAGAAAAATCTGCAAGGTTAGGGACAAAATTACACACATCAGAAATTATGAACGGCTGTATGGTACTTGAAAGAGTGGATAAGCACAACTAACTCAAGACTCGTCCAAATAGAATAACCTTAACTCTCACCTTTCCTTTAGCAGGCAAGTGAGCAAATTATATCTGCTCCATACCATAGCCATATTCCCATTCAAGAGAGGTAAAATAGATCACAAAAATAACAGTTTATTTCAAAGGATACAAAAAATATTCCAGCAGGAGATTAAATGAGTGGCCATTGAACAAGTGAGTGAAGCCAAGGTTAGAAATATTCAGAAAGTTGCCATAGGACCATATGAACTTGACATACTAGTAATTTGTAAGATTAAAACAAAGGTTGTGGAAAGCATCGCACAATGTGTTCCGTGTGGCTAACACAATACATACCAGAAAATAAAGATAATTCTAACAACTGTTAACAGCGCAGAGAACAATATCTCAGTTATCCTGTCAAACTAACACCACCATTGATGATCAATCTGGGAAGCAAAAACTTCCATATAATCAGAAGAAGAAAGGGAGAGATTTAGAATTACGAACTCATTGTAAGAAGAAGAATGGAGAAAATGAGTGGGAACTAAGACAAGATGCCTGGGTAAGAAATTAAGTGATAATAGATAGCAATTTGCAGCACAGGAATCCTTCAGCAGCTTTTGATGAAAGAAAAACAAGATGGTTGGATCGGTACATCCTGCAAGTAAGTAATATCTTCAAGTAGACCAATACCACATACTATCAAACAGTATCACCAATATTATTTAATTCATTTGAAACAGTACTACTTTGGTGGGTCATAGAATTGTTTTCCAACTTCCAAGTGGCAGTGGAATTTCACAGAAAATGTTAAAGATAAACTAATGAACAGAGTAAACTTGCTTATTAAATCAAAACTGGGTGCATAATAGGGTTCCAATACCTCTTTGATGATATCACTTAATGCAGAGATTCCAAGACAACCCGCAGCAGTGTATACCATGTATGACTTTTTCTCTTTCAAACGGCGACAGGTATCTAACACAAATCTGTATAGCACATAATTTGTTAGAAGGCTGATATACATTTGTTACATggacaaacaaaacaataaccTTATGCTTACATTCAATTCACTTCAAGGTAGGCGAGGTTGTGAAAACAAACGAGCAATTAACAATGGTACATACaattttaaactaaataaaaaaggaaTAGAAGAATGCAAGCAAAACCCTTAGAACTGAATTCCAAATTCTATTGGGCCACAAAGGTAAATAATTTTACAACGCCGTCAATAAGGTTTTTGAGGCTAGACCAATAAATAAGCATTAAAGCTAAGCTTGGAGTAACGAAATACATTTGAACAGCAGACTTCTTCTCCATACTTTCCCATACAAATtgcataggttgaataactgtTGTACTAACAAAGCAGTAGAATGTTAAACCTACCTGTCTATGTTCATGCCATTAGATCCTGATCCTGATCCTGAAccctttctctttctcttattcttcttcttctttttcttcttgctAGCTCCACACTTTGAGTTCTCGCTATGAGTTTGTTGGTTTGGTTCATTGATATCTCCAGCACTAATAAAATTTTGCGAATTGGACTCCACGAACTCTCCTTCTTCAACATCAATCATGTCAACATCCTCATACATGGCATCGCGAATGTTATCTCCTTCCTCCATTATATCAAACACCTGACCTGCATCAAGGGAATCCAGACAATGCACGTTCAAACCCTAATAAGTGCAATTCTAACGTTCTATTACTGAATTTTATACAATACGGAAGAAGCATCAACGATACAGATTacagaatgaatgaatgaatgaataaaggAAATAGAGGGATACGAGTTTCTTTTACCTTTGCAGAGTTTCAGAAAAGAATCGCAACACAAACGATGGAACTGATTCAGTGTAAGTCGGTGGAATTACTTCAAATTCTTGCATTTCAAGCATTGTTACGGTTTAGTACCCTTCCTTTTTGGTACAAGCccaaaaaagttttattttttttattaaagctCAATTACTCTTTAGGtctcttaactatttattagaTTTGTTTTCTTTGTCTCTTAATAAATGTTAGATTTACTTCCTCcgatcctaaatataagacaAAATCTAcgttttagattcattgagaatctaatataTCTGACTCATGTTAGGACCATAGGAAGTAATCCCTTGACTTGTATTTCAAATTCTTCCCTTCCATCAACCTTTTGCACAAAATGTTAGTTTATACGCAAGTGGCCCTGTCGGAATCTATGCTCACTAACCTATTAAACAACTTGAAGAAAACAAACTATCCTATATATTAACAATGCAAACCCATTCGTCGAGAACTATTTCAGCCAAAAATCATCCAGTTTTCAAAATACTGAACTCTCCTTGATTGGGCCACTGTTTGTTTAGAAAAAATAGGGTTTTTACTATTAGATTGTACCTCAAAATTCTCATCAATGGAtacatctctctctttctctagaCTCCTCTCTTCTTCCACCACCACATCACTCTTATctcccaaaaccaaaaccctctcttccaattttaccctcccCCTCAAACTCAACCGTTTCAACCCAAAACCTCTCCGATTTTCCACTTCATCCAAAATCTCCGCCACCATCTCCGTCGGCGACAAACTTCCCGAATCCACCTTCTCATACCTCGACCCCGCCGGCGAAGTCCAAACCATAACAGTTTCCGACCTAACAAAAGGCAAAAAAGCCGTTCTCTTCGCCGTTCCAGGAGCTTTCACACCAACATGCTCACAGAAACACTGCCAGCTTATCATGTGCGATTGTTCCAGCTTAATAGGGTGTTTTAGATTCGTTTTTCAAAAGCTTTGCGCGCGTAAATTGATTCTGATTATGGGAATACTATGCGGCTTTGTTTCTAGCAATTGGGTAAGAATATATTCTGATTCTTCTTTTCTCTATAATCATTTGAATAAGACTATTCTCAACAGTGTGTTATTGTTTGTGATTCTCACTTATAAATATCcataatttcttttcttcttccattGCATTTGAGGCTGAATCAGTCATCCAATTCGATTTCGAAATGGCAACCCAATTTGACATGTTGTGCGATGTTCTTCCTGGGCATAATTCATGGAAGTTCAAAGTTCGTGTCCTCCGTATGTGggcaatttcttcttttatgaAGCCTAATGAGTTGAACTCTATGGAAATGGTGCTGATAGATGGAAATGGTGCCTAATGAGTTGAACTCcatgatttaatttatttttttagttattatttCTATATACTGTTTTTTATTAAAGCTATttattgaattgatttttaTCATAGATTATCAAATTCTGGAGGTGTATACTCTCTTATTCATGGGAAACATTCCAATTCTGTCGTGGTGACTGATATCACTCCATTTGATCGTTTTTATCCACACAAAACTGTTCGTGAATTTATCGATACACAGGAGTCCGGATTTTTCGTGTTATGTGCTCGAGTTGTAGGTATATTTCACATAAATAAGTGGTGGTATCCCGTTTGCAAGTGTGGAAATTTTCTTGACATATGGGTTGGATGTTACTTCTGTGTCCAATGCAATATCCACGTTTTCTGTGTATCCTCGATGTATGTTCGGTTAAcgattatttttttacttatttatagtagatattaatcataaaatgtatagatatatttaatttaattttatatttttttaggtttaagTTACAGATCGCAATTGACGATGGGACATCAACTGTTCTTATTCAGTCGACACATTCTCCTCTTCGAGGAATTCACTGCCTTAATCATAGTTCATTGGTTagaattgtttttaaaaattggtaTTAGTCGTCTGAAATTTGTAATTAATCTATGTGCCAATGCTAACTGCATTCGATTGGTCATTCTTATAGGGAATAGAACATGCATTGGCTCATTATGGAAGCAAGGCTTTTGAGGGGAAAGAAATTCTTTTCATAGCTAGGAAGACTTCTAGATCAGAGTATAGGTTTGAAGATTATGTAGAAATCATAAACATGACCGATGAAGAGGGATCTGTTCGTCGTTTCCATGAGCTTGGCAATAACTTTACTCCTACGAAGGTTGTTATAATTTggaaaaactttatttttttagttcttGAGATAAACAATATTCTTAATTAGATTTTGTTACATTCAACCCCTGCTGTTGTAACCTAATTTTCGTTAATTTCATGCTCCTATTTAAATGCAGTCGATATATATTGATCCATTTGCCCAACTTGACGTGGAGGCGCACGATAGTGTATTAGTTTCAAGTGTGCAGAAATTTATCACTAAAGGGAAGAAGCCTTTGATTGATCTAGAAACTCCATCAAATTTTTCTTGTGTTACCACTGGATCATTCTCTACCTCAAATTTGATCAAAGCTAGGAAGAAATTGTCGTATGCCTTTAGTGAGTGCACCGGTGAAAGGAACATCTTTGAATGCTAATTAAGTGAAGTATGATTTAAGCCAAAAGTTTTTGGTTGACGTGTGTACTCCTTAAATGTTATAGTTTGGTACATCTTGTGTTAATACTTCTTCCTGTTTCatatgtaaacaaaaataacttttttagattcattgaaaaagtaatatatttggtctatattttagactaaatacattcattttccaatgaatctaaaaaagccggagggagtatatgtcaCATTATCTAATGTTTCAATGTACTGTGGCTGTATGTTTAGTCATATTTTTCATTCTATGTGCGTAGGATTAATTCAACTTGGTTGTTTGGTCATGTTTAAAGGATGTACTTGTGTAAGTTATATTTTGCTGCATCTAATGTTTGGTCAGGCTGTCCCAACAATGcattaataaaatagataatatcATCTATTCTTTTAGCAGCGCTAAAGTTTATTCCGAAGCACTGGATTTTATCGCCAATAGAGTAGATAATCTTACTTAATTTTTAAACTTAATTACCACGTTAAATTCCTTTCAAGTGGAttgaattttaatatgaaaGGTAACAACATTGGAATTtttataagagtttaattgttgtgcaccgttggtgtaatttttttttacacatacatcttattacgcgttgccacatcatttagtGAATATGACACAtcacatatttttaattaccatacacgATATGTTCGTATATTATTTGACGCATGTATAAAATAACCTTACACCGActgtgcatataaattaaatttttttttataaatacataaataatttttcccACTGAATTAATATTTCGAAATACATGGTAGGTTGAAGAGAAACAGTGGGTGggatttgaaaaattgcatgAGATTTTTGTTATAAGGTTTGGGCCACTGAGTGTTTAATTCTACTTCCTGTGACCCAATTGTTTGCTGCAATTGTAAACTGTGATATATTAtactttgatttttcttttttttttttagcccATAAATAAGAAATGGTAAAGGGAAAATATTCCAACCGACCGAATACTCTGCGTTGGATCAAAGATGTTATGATGCTCTGTACTGCATCACACTTATTTCAtctttctattaaaaaaaaaattttataaccaaaatttagtttttaatcGGTATAATTAATCATATGAAGGACATCTTTGGATAGGTTGGAACAGAGTAGAAGATGATAggattgagttttttttttttgtatgaaattAAGGGCAATGATTTAGCTGAGTTTGTTGCATCTCATGAGGAAAGGTTGGCTTCAGTGCCTTCTGGTTGTGGATGTGTTGTTCCGCTGAAGCTAAAAAAGAGAAGGTGGAGGGGAAAGATGAATCTGATGATGCAACTTGCCAAGTCTATTGA
Coding sequences within it:
- the LOC123895755 gene encoding uncharacterized protein LOC123895755, whose product is MDTSLSFSRLLSSSTTTSLLSPKTKTLSSNFTLPLKLNRFNPKPLRFSTSSKISATISVGDKLPESTFSYLDPAGEVQTITVSDLTKGKKAVLFAVPGAFTPTCSQKHCQLIMCDCSSLIGCFRFVFQKLCARKLILIMGILCGFVSSNWAESVIQFDFEMATQFDMLCDVLPGHNSWKFKVRVLRMWAISSFMKPNELNSMEMVLIDGNGVYSLIHGKHSNSVVVTDITPFDRFYPHKTVREFIDTQESGFFVLCARVVGIFHINKWWYPVCKCGNFLDIWVGCYFCVQCNIHVFCVSSMFKLQIAIDDGTSTVLIQSTHSPLRGIHCLNHSSLGIEHALAHYGSKAFEGKEILFIARKTSRSEYRFEDYVEIINMTDEEGSVRRFHELGNNFTPTKSIYIDPFAQLDVEAHDSVLVSSVQKFITKGKKPLIDLETPSNFSCVTTGSFSTSNLIKARKKLSYAFSECTGERNIFEC